The following coding sequences lie in one Arachis stenosperma cultivar V10309 chromosome 5, arast.V10309.gnm1.PFL2, whole genome shotgun sequence genomic window:
- the LOC130981771 gene encoding uncharacterized protein LOC130981771, whose amino-acid sequence MIGKGFFRENFQPQSCSGKRAPKTGQGKGSSENVVIIDADSDRGEDVIIIDDCDECVYKESHGAGGSAPSRVRSYTHQSVISVDDDDESDDEFVEGVGELDSDASSSKRCSSGPSFMQKSVHININDSQVYKNGFVSSTQRSRETCSAKATGRSHNGLDRSENPGRNRYGLDGLETESSDSDCSDCEVLEACEQWERASIKKKRHVSNDQSYYGEHPSSSGFHRNFYVNVEMEKSDEQHEVSPEYSAPSNENNVKENQSTVSYKDDSQVDGINPFSVGTESPFKGSDQQVAQNCFKSFKFESLKEVQSLSRSSNTEHAERSRSEDNFYGDFSCASMFEKESGGKESNFMSSSQGACEIRVNNGSASTSNTENLSEEKLKCTSFEGRSDNRDEIMLQVQCDGHTASDEIDIINEREKLKETDEYKQAIEEEWASRQRQLQIQAEEAQRLRKRKKAETKRILDMQRRQKERVEEVRETQKKDEEFMNKKEQLRVEIRNRLNKLEKQCSDMTSLLRGLGIAVGVGFFPKPTEVHAAYKRALFKFHPDRASKTDVREQVEAEEKFKLISRMKEKFLLTSCH is encoded by the exons ATGATAGGAAAAGGATTCTTCCGAGAGAACTTTCAACCGCAGTCATGCTCTGGGAAGAGAGCACCCAAAACTGGTCAGGGTAAAGGGAGTTCAGAAAACGTTGTTATCATTGATGCCGACAGTGATCGAGGTGAGGATGTGATAATCATTGATGACTGTGATGAGTGTGTTTATAAAGAATCGCATGGTGCCGGTGGCAGTGCGCCAAGTAGAGTCAGATCATATACACATCAGAGCGTTATAAGTGTTGATGACGATGATGAAAGCGATGATGAATTTGTTGAAGGTGTTGGGGAATTGGATAGTGATGCTTCGTCAAGTAAACGATGTTCTTCTGGGCCAAGCTTTATGCAAAAATCTGTACACATAAACATTAATGATAGTCAAGTATATAAAAATGGCTTTGTATCTAGTACCCAAAGAAGTAGGGAAACATGCTCTGCAAAGGCCACTGGGAGAAGTCATAATGGTTTGGATAGGTCTGAAAACCCAGGCAGAAATCGTTATGGTTTGGATGGGTTGGAAACTGAGTCATCTGATAGTGATTGTTCTGATTGTGAAGTTTTGGAAGCTTGTGAACAGTGGGAAAGGGCTTCGATTAAGAAAAAGCGTCATGTCTCTAATGACCAGTCATATTATGGTGAGCATCCCAGTTCTTCTGGCTTCCATAGGAATTTCTATGTTAATGTTGAAATGGAAAAAAGTGATGAACAACACGAAGTGAGTCCCGAATATTCTGCTCCCAGCAATGAAAACAATGTGAAAGAGAATCAATCTACTGTCTCATATAAGGATGATAGTCAAGTTGATGGGATCAATCCTTTTAGTGTTGGGACAGAAAGTCCATTCAAGGGTTCTGATCAGCAAGTTGCCCAGAACTGTTTTAAATCTTTCAAGTTTGAATCTCTCAAGGAAGTGCAGTCTTTGTCTCGTAGTTCTAATACTGAGCATGCAGAAAGGAGCAGAAGTGAAGATAATTTCTATGGTGATTTTTCTTGTGCTTCAATGTTTGAGAAAGAATCAGGTGGTAAAGAGTCTAATTTTATGAGCTCAAGCCAAGGAGCATGTGAAATTCGAGTTAACAATGGATCTGCATCGACGAGTAACACTGAGAATTTATCAGAAGAGAAATTGAAGTGTACTTCTTTTGAGGGAAGATCTGATAACCGTGATGAGATTATGTTACAAGTTCAATGTGATGGTCATACTGCTTCAGATGAGATAGATATAATTAATGAAAGAGAAAAGCTTAAAGAGACTGATGAGTATAAACAAGCTATTGAAGAGGAATGGGCATCCAGGCAGCGACAATTGCAAATCCAG GCTGAGGAAGCACAGAGATTGCGCAAGCGAAAGAAGGCTGAAACTAAGCGTATATTGGACATGCAAAGAAGGCAGAAGGAACGTGTTGAAGAAGTGAGAGAGACGCAAAAGAAG GATGAAGAATTTATGAACAAGAAAGAGCAGTTGCGGGTAGAAATACGGAATAGGCTTAATAAATTGGAGAAGCAATGCAGTGACATGACATCATTGCTTCGTGGCTTAGGAATAGCTGTTGGAGTTGGTTTTTTCCCAAAGCCTACTGAG GTGCATGCAGCATATAAACGGGCCTTGTTTAAGTTCCATCCAGATCGGGCATCAAAAACTGATGTTCGTGAGCAGGTCGAGGCAGAAGAAAAGTTCAAGCTCATCTCGCgcatgaaggagaaattttTGTTGACGTCCTGTCACTAG